From Carassius auratus strain Wakin chromosome 22, ASM336829v1, whole genome shotgun sequence, a single genomic window includes:
- the LOC113040550 gene encoding contactin-associated protein-like 5 translates to MADLYISEQTVIKCNLDKRCCAFGEVTKVVLMDALSFHAFALLCALRTTLAANNYHCNGPLVSALPPTSFQSSSSSSDSLLPYFAKLNRRDGGGGWAPERTDRLRWLQVDLRERVEVTAVATQGRFGSPDWVTSYMLLYSDTGRAWKQFRQDDNIGVSYPSSLIKIIHPFINTFTISTSAGAISTVKAFWIMWIKGAFMTGIKCIHTHNH, encoded by the exons ATGGCTGACCTCTATATCAGTGAACAGACTGTTATCAAA TGCAACTTGGATAAGCGTTGTTGTGCGTTTGGAGAGGTAACGAAGGTGGTGCTGATGGACGCGCTGAGTTTCCACGCGTTCGCGCTCCTGTGCGCGCTCCGCACCACACTGGCAGCAAACAACT ATCACTGCAATGGGCCACTGGTTTCTGCTCTTCCTCCCACGTCATTCCAGAGCTCCTCGTCTTCCTCTGACAGTCTGTTGCCATATTTTGCCAAGCTCAACAGAAGAGATG GAGGTGGTGGCTGGGCTCCAGAACGAACAGACAGGCTACGATGGCTACAGGTGGATCTGCGAGAGCGGGTCGAGGTCACAGCTGTGGCGACCCAGGGTCGTTTCGGGAGCCCTGATTGGGTTACGAGTTACATGTTGCTGTACAGTGACACAGGAAGAGCTTGGAAGCAGTTCAGACAAGACGACAACATAGGGGTGAGTTATCCAAGTTCTCTTATAAAAATAATCCACccttttattaatacatttaccaTTAGTACTTCAGCCGGTGCGATAAGTACTGTAAAAGCTTTCTGGATAATGTGGATCAAGGGGGCTTTTATGACTGGAATAAAATGCATACACACCCATAATCATTAA